One Leptospira terpstrae serovar Hualin str. LT 11-33 = ATCC 700639 genomic window, CTAATGTTAAAAACAGTGAATTTACCCACCTGGTCTACGGAATTGAATACTTCCTTTAATTCATTAAAGTTTTTAATATTTGTATTTTTAACGATCTTAAACCAGCTTTTTAACGAAGATTCAGCATTAGGGTGTTTCACAATGAAATCATCTAATTTCTTCCAGCTGATTATATGCACTTATGCAAATAAGTATCTCAAAATGAGATATGTCAAATTTTTTTTTAATTATTTCAATATTTTCTCATGTCCTGAGGCATTCATTTTGCGATTTCGTATAACGAACTAGGGGAGACGACGTTCCTCGTAGCTGAGCCTCGCAGAGGCGTTAGCGTCGGCGCGTCTTCTTGCGGAGCGAGAAGCGTGACGGAGAGGAATGTGGCGTAGCCCAAG contains:
- a CDS encoding type II toxin-antitoxin system HigB family toxin, translating into MHIISWKKLDDFIVKHPNAESSLKSWFKIVKNTNIKNFNELKEVFNSVDQVGKFTVFNISGNHFRLIAAIHFNRQKVFVRNILTHSEYDKGKWKRENL